The genomic stretch cttaggGACTGTTACACCGTATCTGGTCATATATCCGTTGATTGCTAGCTCTGACACTAATTGAAGAGAGGcgtcggatgttccgatgccctaGGTTTGGATTGTAGCCTCTGTTTGTTGCTTTGGCTATTCAAGAATCAAGGCATCAGATGTTCCGGTGGTTAAGGATTTCCAACATCACTTCAACTATATTGCTCCAACACATGTTAAAATTGGGGCGTCGGATATTCCAGTGCTTAAATTTTTATTGGGACTTATTCAATGCAAACTCTTTTGAGAACCTAGCCTATCTCTTTGTTGTCAAGTGTTATCAGGGTATGTTTGAGCTACCAAATGCTAGAATTTATCAAGTGTACATCTTTTTCGTGGTTAGACTCATGTGATAGCTACTAATAACTCAAAAGCCCCTCTTAATAGTACGATCGAAGAGCTAGAAACTAGAAAACATGTACCACTCCAAAGTGTCCTTCATCTCCTAATGACACTTGTCTCTGGAAAGGTCCTTATGTCCTTTTGCTTGCTTGTCAATTCAATATGAGGGGTCTCATTCCATTTAATTTAAGATGACTCAACCAAGACAAGATATCATTCAAAACAACTTAGTTAGTCGCAAACATACATTTGTCATTTATCACCAGAACACACCCTTACCAACGGTGTGAAAGGGCCTAGATGCTTCAAAATCCATGACCGTGGTGAATACAACCAGGACCAAATTAGTCATCACTTATCAGTGATTTGATACTAGGGAAACATTCTCTAAATTTCAAGAACAAATAATAACACATATTCTATTGCTAGTGGTTGCACTAAATATTGTTTGAAAAATGACTCATGAGCCAAAAAAGGCTATGTTTTTATGAGAAAATGTAAATGGAGAACACGCTCTTAAGCAGCGTCGCTAAGGGTGTGATCGGTTTCTAGATTCGGCCCAGTCAGACCCTTGCGATGCAAGCTTGGCTTGATCGATTGCCTCGAATAACATTTGGGCCTAGTCCGCATCGTGCATAAGGCTTCCTAAGCCTGGCTCCCGACTGAGATGTGGGAACTTTCCACCTATAtatccccaccgccgccgctcccactcTCTCACTCTCCATTCTCTCCCTGAGGTAGGTGAATTTTTCCACACTCCTcttatctcttcttcctctctgaTTATCTCCTCGTTGAATCCCTAAGGCACTAacccctcttctctctcccgtGTTCTTTATTTTGCAGCGGAGATTTCTCGAGGAGTCTGTGCGCGCAGGCAAGTGAATTCTCCCTTCATCTTCGATTTCTCCATCACTTAACCCTAGATCTCAAGGAGTCGGTGTGTGCAGGCAAGTGATTTCTCCCTTCCTCTTCGATTTCCCATCACTTAACCCTAGAGCGCCTAAAGGCACGGGATCCTCACTTTTCACACCTTAAATGTGCAGCTCCGACTGGATCTGAGTTGTTTGGTTGTTTGAATGTAAATAAAGGCAAGAGTTTTGCTTTGGATTTCAATTTATGCTTCTTTCTTATCATTTCCTCAAGATCCCAATGGTTTCCTAATTGGATCTGAGTTGTTCGGTTGTTTGAAGGTTAAAAAAGGCAAGCTCTTTGCACTATATTTCAATTTAGACTTCTCTCTTATCAGTTTTCTGAGATCCCGATGGTTCTACGACTGAATCTGAATTGTTTGGTTGTTTGAAGGTAAAAAAAGGCAAGCTCTTTGCACTGGATTCAATTTAGACTTCTTTCTTgtcagtttttttttatctcaatGGCTCTCCGACCGGATCTAAGTTGTTTGGTTGtttaaagttaaaaaaaaggcAATCTTCTTTTGTCTGAATTCGATTTATACttctttccttttattttcctgAGATCCCCATGGTTAAAATCAATTCTACCTTATGCAAGATTGCAGATCCACCACTTTCCCCTCTGTCCCATCCTCCGTTTTCTAGCATCCTGCTGCTCCTTTTGTGGTAAGAAATTCATAAACACCTTCTCCCAATCTCTCTCCATGAATATTGAGATTGCACATGTAAATGTGTTGTGTGCTCAGATGCTATTTAATGTGATGAAAATGATGTTGGTTTATTGTTTGGTTGTttgaaggtaaaaaaaaaaaggcgaaCTCTTCGATGGCTCTCGAACCGGATATGAGTTGTTTGGCTGtttaaagggaaaaaaaggcaaGCTTTTTTCCTCTAGAATTCGATTTATACTTCTTTACTTTTATTTTCCCGAGATTCTAATGGTTAAAATCAATTCCCTTGTGCAGGATTGCAGATccaccccttccccctctgTCCTGTCAGCTGTTATCTAACTTCCTGCTGCTCCTTTTGTGGTAAGAAAATCATAAACACCTCCTCCCAACCCCTCCTCATGAATCTTGAGATTGCGCTTGTATAAGTTTGCATGCTTTGGACGCTATTTATGTGATGAAAATGATGTTGGTTTCATCTTATGTGGATTTACATGTTGATGATGCCAATGCTGTATTATGTCAAAATCTGAGTATATATGTCCATGCCAATGATTTGTGCCACCATGGCATCCTTGCCCGGCCCCACATGCAGAGTCTCACCTCGGCGTCTCGTCCGGGTCCTCCAGTAGTCTGCACCGTCAAAGCTGGTCCAACCCAAGTAAGGCCCACGGTGGGCCCATAGGGTCCACCCCTCCGCTAGCTCCTCCCCGTCGCGCACCTCGCGGGCGCCGCGATGTCGCAGCCcgaggctcgccgccgccggcgaagtcGCGAACCCAGGCGCGAGGAACCCCGCTCCCCACAGCAGCTTGTGGAAGACACCGTCGGCGAGatcgtcctccgcctcccgcccgaCGACCCCGCACTCCTCGTCCGCGCCTCCGCCGTCAACAAGACCtggcgccgcgccgtcgccgagcccTCCTTCCCCGCCAGCTACCGTGCGTTCCACAAGAAGCCCCCCGTCCTCGGCATCTTCCGCACCGACGCGATCCTGATCCCCACCACGTCGTTctgcccggccgccgccggctaccGCGACTGCCAGGTGCTCGActgccgccatggccgcgtccTCCTCGAGAACCTCGACTGTGGGGACATCGACGTCTGGAACCCCATCACCGGCGACCAGTACACCCTCCCGGAGGCTCCCGAAGACATCTCCCTCGTCTGCAACGGCGCGgtgctctgcgccgccgccgacgacgactgCGACCACCTCGCCTGCCACACCGGGCCCTTCCTCGTGGCCTTAGTGGGCGCCAGCGCTGAAGGGCAGATTCACGCCTGCCTCTACTCATCGGAGAGCGGCGAGTGGAGCGGGCTGACCTCCATCGACCTCGACTACATCGCGCCGGATCACTTCACCACCACCTGCATCACCGTCGACGTCGTGCCTGCCGCGCTCATGGAGAACGCACTCTACTTCATCGGCGACTTCGGCAATGAGATCCTGAAGTATGAGTTCGATCCGGAGGAGCCGAGCCTGACGGCGATCGACCCGCCGCCGGGCGTGGAGACTTGCTGTGATGGCGTCGTCGTCATGCCGGAGGCGGACGGCAGGCTGGGGTTCGCCTACGTGGAGGCTCACAGGCTCCATATGTGGTCGATGCAGGCAGGCCCTGATGGAAACCCCCAATGGGAGAAGCGCAGGGTCATTCCTCTGGAGTTGCTGCTCCCCCCGATTCGCCGTGCGTCACCATATCTGACTGGTTTTGTGCATGCCATCAATTGCATTGTCGTGACAACAGAAGATGAAGTATACACCATTGAGCTCAAGTCATACAAGACAAGGAAGATCTGCAACAAGGACATGTCCTACTCTGGCTTTCTCTTCACTGCTTTCTGCATTCCTGGTAAAATTTGTCTTGCTTCACCATGCTTGGTTAATTCTGATACGTGAGTATTTAGTTACCAGTTCATAATTAGTTTTTCTGTTTGCGGTAAATTGCATACACTCAAGAGGctgttgatctttttttttttttgcttcgttGTGACCAATCTGAATATCATAACCCAAAACCTAGGATGTAAACCTTCGTAATTTAGTACATTGCTTGCCAAGCTCTTGCAAATATGAGTGCTGATCTATGACACTTATAACATTTATGCTCGGTTTATTTTCAGATTTTGCATttgtgccgccaccgccaccaggcccgccaccgccaccaccacctgcgGCGAATGAGGACTAACTAGGCAAATGGAATGCAAATTCATCACCGTGCGGTGCCGATGCCTTCCAGCGTTTTGTTCCCTATTCAACATTTCAGCAAATCCATCATCCTGCAGAGCTGATGCTTTCTAGTTTCCAGTACTTTGGTACCTCTCGAGAGAGCTTCAGTGAAGAACAGTATCATTTATCTTGGTTCGCTAGGTTTCTTCGAATCAAATTCTATGTGAATTATGAATCAAAAAACTATGTTTAAGTTTCTTGCTGTCGTGAGTTGTTCGGTTTGTGTGTGGTGCCATCCACTAGCAACTGAATGCAAACTGTTTGTTTCTTGAATTGTGGTTCATCAATGGATAATATGGTTTGTTTATGGATTCATCGTGATCGTGATTTAAAACTGTCTTCCATTTTTTATCTTCTGCTTGGTGCAGCTATATTTTCAGTTCTGTTTGACACACAGGCGATCGGAATGGTTTGTTTTCTGTTCTGAAAGAAAGTCGATGTGTTTATGTTCCTGTGTTAACTCGTGAGCAAGAAGCAGTAGTAGTTTCAGCTTTCTGAGCACACTCTTGGAATTGAAAAATGCTAGTCTTTCTGAGCACAATTGGAATTGAGGCAGCCCATGTTGCGCCGGGCATGCTTCCGACGCGGCGAGAACGGCTGTTGTCGTGGCTGCGCTGCCTTGCGGTGCCGCAGCTAGCTGGGCCAGCGTCATTGTGGCGTCTCGGCGCGTCCCCGTGCTCACTCACCGGCGAAGGGCTGTGGCTGCTGGGCACAATCGATCATTTGTTTTTGCATGCTGCTATCAAGCTGCCGCTCAGGAGGCTGGACTCATGTTCCACCACCACTAGAGCATCCATTGCCCTCGGTAACTAAAGTCTGCCTTTCTCCGCCTCTCTGGAAACCAAAGAATTTTGCATGAAGTTTATTCATTTATGTCTCAATCCAACCGTTAGCGTTAGAGTGGCTTGTGTTGATGTCTCAATCCGACCGGCCATCGagttcttttttgttttgagtTGAGTTGGCACTATCCACTGAGAGCTACTTTTGTGGCTTTGTTGTTGTTCCCAATTTGGGATCTCTCTTTTTTTGTGGCTCTGTCGTTGTTGCTAGTTTGGGAGCTCTCCTGCCTGGttcgtttcgaaaaaaaatcatttataTCTACGTGATTCATAAGCACCAAAGCAAAACCAACTTTTGTAATGCAAATCGTTCAAGCTTTGACATATAGGAATGTATTTCGATCCGTTACTCCCTGCTCTGTGACCAAGGAGCTGCAAATGCAACAGAGATCGCAAGTTTCTAGCTGCATTTTTGTCGAGCTTCCCTAGAGATACCCATAGGCGTTGGTGGTGAGCCTGAGTCCAAACCTAAAGGTCTACTACACTGCCACTGTTTCTGGGATGCTACTTTTGAAATTCAGCTCAGCCTGAAACAAGGTAAAAGAGTAATATTACCAGATCAACAAGTTACTATAAAGTCATGCAGATGTGTTGCAACAGTGCTAGCTTTCAGAAACTGATTCTGGGATAAGCTGGAACGTTTAGACACCTTTCAGTTGAAAGCTAGCAACAGTTGCAGATGCATTTCTGAAAATGCTGAAACTGCCAGTCcacttgaaagttgaaactgaGAAGCAACCTTGCGTATGAAATTGAACCAGAACTTCAGCACTTTCAGTTCCAAATGCATTTCTGAAAATGCTGAAACTGCTAAAATCCACTTGAAACTGAGAAGCAACCTTGCCTACAGAAATTGAACCATAATTTCAGCACTTTCAGTTCCAAATGCATTTCTGAAAATGCTGAAACTGCCACGGTCCACTTGAAAATGAGAAGCAACCTTGCGTACGGAAATTGAACTAGAACTTCAGCACTTTCAGTTCCAAATGCTTTTCTGAAAATGCTAAAACTGCTACAATCCACTTGAAACTAAGAAGCACCCTTGCATGCAGAAATTGAACCA from Setaria italica strain Yugu1 chromosome II, Setaria_italica_v2.0, whole genome shotgun sequence encodes the following:
- the LOC105913878 gene encoding uncharacterized protein LOC105913878: MSQPEARRRRRSREPRREEPRSPQQLVEDTVGEIVLRLPPDDPALLVRASAVNKTWRRAVAEPSFPASYRAFHKKPPVLGIFRTDAILIPTTSFCPAAAGYRDCQVLDCRHGRVLLENLDCGDIDVWNPITGDQYTLPEAPEDISLVCNGAVLCAAADDDCDHLACHTGPFLVALVGASAEGQIHACLYSSESGEWSGLTSIDLDYIAPDHFTTTCITVDVVPAALMENALYFIGDFGNEILKYEFDPEEPSLTAIDPPPGVETCCDGVVVMPEADGRLGFAYVEAHRLHMWSMQAGPDGNPQWEKRRVIPLELLLPPIRRASPYLTGFVHAINCIVVTTEDEVYTIELKSYKTRKICNKDMSYSGFLFTAFCIPDFAFVPPPPPGPPPPPPPAANED